In Colletotrichum higginsianum IMI 349063 chromosome 1, whole genome shotgun sequence, one genomic interval encodes:
- a CDS encoding Duf1446 domain-containing protein, which produces MSHYLFEKRQPNPTMPLRTNLPGHLGSRSTNTARIASASGSAADRRHGLAELARNEDTQYIVGDWMSEYNMALRGGGKADDPNNSSEFEPSFLEAVEPALAYLDARRIKLAVNAGASDTKKLHDLLVDMVREKGLKLKIAWIEGDEVIDVVRKGLSSGEGFTNLTTGENIKDWPFEPIYAQAYLGCWGIVEAFKQGAHIVVCGRVADASPTIACAAYHFNWRRNDYSQLAHALVAGHLIECTTYVTGGNFSGFKSLAGTSVDIGFPIAEVEANGEFCVYRQAQKGGMVTVETCKAQLLYEIQGPYYYNSDVVAVLDNIRMSQVGENRVRVFNVGNIKPPPTTKVGITAKGGYQAEAHYFLCGLDIAEKAALFERQLRHVLDEASFSCLKFRTNGSCPENPSNQDAATVDLRIFAQARDQEALSPLRFLKPIVDNIMQSYPGATFHLDTRQAFAKEYYEYWVSIIPQSAARHVCHLPWKAGRVEIEPPADTVEFLYEQPTYETESPVNLSSLGPASTAPLGYVVHARSGDKGSDSNVGFFVRNADEWDWLRSLLTVSKIRELLGEDDKGKPIFRFELPHLFAVHFLLKDHLDRGVTASSSYDFLSKNLAEYLRCKHVSVPDRYLARGRI; this is translated from the exons ATGTCCCATTATCTCTTTGAAAAGCGTCAACCAAATCCAACTATGCCATTGAGAACCAATCTTCCCGGACATCTCGGCTCGCGATCAACCAACACGGCCCGTATCGCGTCTGCCTCTGGTTCTGCCGCAGACAGACGTCACGGGCTAGCCGAGCTCGCTCGGAATGAAGACACCCAGTACATTGTTGGCGATTGGATGTCAGAGTATAACATGGCGCTCAGAGGCGGCGGGAAAGCCGACGATCCGAACAACTCGTCCGAGTTTGAGCCCTCGTTTCTCGAGGCAGTCGAACCTGCGCTGGCTTACCTTGATGCCAGGCGCATCAAACTCGCAGTCAACGCAGGCGCGAGTGACACGAAGAAGTTGCACGACCTTCTTGTTGACATGGTCAGAGAGAAAGGCCTCAAGCTCAAGATCGCCTGGATCGAAGGGGATGAGGTGATTGATGTTGTTCGAAAGGGGCTGAGCAGCGGAGAGGGCTTCACGAACTTGACAACAG GTGAGAACATCAAGGATTGGCCATTCGAGCCGATCTATGCCCAGGCTTACCTGGGCTGCTGGGGGATTGTCGAAGCCTTCAAGCAAGGAGCTCACATTGTCGTGTGTGGCCGCGTGGCCGACGCGTCCCCTACAATTGCTTGTGCGGCCTATCATTTCAACTGGCGGCGGAACGACTATTCGCAACTTGCCCACGCGCTCGTCGCGGGACACTTGATTGAGTGCACCACATACGTCACTGGCGGCAACTTCTCAGGGTTCAAGAGTCTCGCCGGCACATCCGTTGACATTGGCTTCCCCATAGCCGAAGTCGAAGCGAATGGGGAGTTTTGTGTCTACAGGCAAGCTCAAAAGGGCGGCATGGTGACTGTCGAGACATGTAAAGCCCAGCTACTGTACGAAATCCAAGGGCCCTACTACTACAACTCTGACGTTGTGGCCGTCCTTGACAACATTAGGATGTCACAAGTGGGCGAGAACAGAGT ACGGGTCTTTAATGTCGGTAATATCAAACCGCCACCGACGACCAAAGTAGGTATCACTGCCAAGGGCGGATACCAAGCGGAAGCACATTACTTTCTCTGCGGTCTCGACATAGCAGAAAAGGCGGCTCTCTTCGAGCGACAGCTTCGGCACGTACTGGACGAGGCGTCGTTTTCTTGCCTCAAATTCCGGACAAACGGCTCATGTCCAGAGAATCCTTCCAACCAGGACGCGGCAACGGTCGACCTGCGCATCTTCGCCCAGGCGCGCGACCAAGAGGCTCTATCGCCGTTGAGGTTCCTGAAACCCATCGTGGATAACATCATGCAAAGCTACCCCGGCGCGACGTTCCACCTGGACACGCGGCAGGCCTTCGCCAAGGAGTACTACGAGTACTGGGTCAGCATCATCCCGCAGAGCGCGGCGAGGCATGTGTGTCACCTCCCATGGAAGGCTGGGCGGGTCGAGATCGAGCCGCCGGCGGATACGGTCGAGTTCTTGTACGAGCAGCCGACGTACGAGACCGAGAGCCCCGTCAACCTCTCGTCCCTGGGaccggcatcgacggcgccgcTTGGGTATGTCGTACACGCGAGGTCTGGTGACAAGGGCTCGGATAGCAACGTCGGGTTCTTCGTGCGGAACGCGGACGAGTGGGACTGGCTGAGATCGTTGTTGACCGTCAGCAAGATCCGAGAGCTGCTGGGAGAGGATGATAAGGGGAAGCCGATCTTTCGATTCGAGCTTCCACATCTTTTCG CTGTGCATTTTCTTCTCAAGGATCACCTGGATCGCGGCGTCACCGCCAGCTCGTCGTACGACTTCCTCAGCAAGAACCTAGCGGAATATCTGCGATGCAAGCACGTCTCCGTTCCGGATCGGTACTTGGCTCGTGGCAGGATCTGA
- a CDS encoding Secreted protein, giving the protein MLAARILIPAFAAVVVSGLDAPIPGYSVFTPEWEVQVTPGGESVLMNGTVEHVFDELTNFDPVYTEALMKDFTALGHDRLGALEQREDWRTRPYICRDYPLARVDAAWDGIRYLRTLKGKPKSSAGPSSCGQISCSWSTAIWWCNDDSEKKELESYKVIADGAQYMWDACTPWETSRYWSSGQIFSNDGWNIIIKKSESYC; this is encoded by the exons ATGTTAGCTGCCCGTATATTGATTCCAGCCTTTGCGGCTGTCGTG GTCTCTGGACTCGATGCCCCAATCCCAGGCTACAGCGTGTTTACCCCTGAGTGGGAGGTTCAGGTCACCCCTGGTGGTGAAAGTGTTCTCATGAACGGAACAGTTGAGCACGTCTTTGATGAGCTCACCAATTTCGACCCAGTCTACACCGAAGCTTTGATGAAAGACTTCACCGCTCTTGGACACGATAGGCTTGGGGCTCTTGAACAGCGAGAGGACTGGCGTACCCGCCCGTATATTTGCCGGGACTATCCCTTGGCCAGAGTTGACGCTGCCTGGGATGGCATCCGCTACTTGCGAACGCTAAAGGGCAAGCCTAAAAGCAGCGCTGGGCCTTCTAGCTGTGGTCAAATCAGTTGCTCTTGGAGCACTGCAATCTGGTGGTGTAACGAT GACAGTGAGAAAAAGGAGCTCGAATCTTATAAAGTCATTGCCGACGGAGCACAATACATGTGGGACGCATGCACTCCCTGGGAAACCAGCCGATACTGGTCCAGCGGCCAGATATTCAGCAACGATGGATGgaacatcatcatcaagaaGTCCGAGTCATATTGTTAG
- a CDS encoding Endoglucanase ii — MSYSRRDFRDEYPPRRHHHHTPAYSDYSSRASDYSPTRDLGAVTHTHHATTRRSQDDLYEIERNRPRARDLNRGYEEQRPHPRSRSNHDTKHRHGHESHRDHGRSSKRRSSSSGANLTQAAVAAASAGIIEAGLARHDRDRTARVLTAAAGAGAIDAVAARKHEKPHRQWEHVVGSTVGGLVVNRVAHGSRRHH, encoded by the coding sequence ATGTCCTACAGCAGACGCGACTTCCGGGACGAATACCCACCCCgtcgacaccaccaccacaccccGGCCTACTCCGATTACAGCAGCAGGGCATCCGACTACAGTCCGACGCGGGACCTCGGAGCTGTCACTCACACGCACCATGCGACAACCAGGAGGAGTCAAGATGACCTTTACGAAATAGAAAGAAACAGGCCGCGCGCAAGAGATCTTAACCGTGGATACGAAGAACAGCGCCCGCACCCGCGGTCGAGATCCAACCATGATACAAAACACCGCCACGGGCACGAAAGCCACCGCGACCACGGTAGAAGCAGCAAGAGGAGGTCTTCAAGCTCGGGAGCCAACTTGACCcaggcggccgtcgcggcTGCCAGCGCAGGCATCATCGAGGCAGGCCTGGCGCGGCATGACAGGGACAGAACCGCCAGGGTTCTGACGGCGGCAGCTGGTGCGGGCGCCATTGATGCCGTCGCGGCAAGGAAACACGAGAAGCCGCACAGGCAATGGGAGCACGTCGTCGGCAGCACGGTGGGAGGTCTTGTCGTCAACCGTGTCGCTCACGGGTCCCGGCGACATCACTGA
- a CDS encoding HHE domain-containing protein, giving the protein MPRLSDAIKDDHRKIEQAYRYILTSTTPEDKNRWRNELALELARHCISEEQVLLPILKDRLADGDSRGAKNHTDRESLKEKICRLKAIPVTDSSFEPELKALWVDMAAHVRDTDHQDVARLEECLTITESEELARQFRETMSMAPTRSNRSADRGPPSQLITDFLATKSGSLKDMDPILRGCR; this is encoded by the exons ATGCCGAGACTCAGTGACGCTATTAAGGACGACCACCGGAAGATCGAGCAGGCCTACCGATACATCCTCACATCCACGACCCCCGAGGACAAGAACCGCTGGAGGAACGAACTCGCTCTAGAGCTTGCCCGGCATTGCATCAGTGAGGAGCAGGTGCTGCTGCCCATCCTCAAGGACCGACTGGCGGATGGCGACTCACGGGGTGCCAAGAACCACACCGACAGGGAGAGC CTGAAAGAAAAGATCTGCCGCCTCAAGGCCATCCCCGTCACCGACTCGAGCTTCGAGCCCGAGCTGAAGGCGCTCTGGGTGGATATGGCGGCCCACGTCCGCGACACCGACCACCAGGACGTGGCCCGTCTCGAGGAGTGCCTCACCATTACCGAGTCCGAGGAGCTTGCCCGGCAATTTCGGGAGACCATGTCCATGGCGCCAACCCGCAGCAACCGCTCGGCCGACCGGGGGCCTCCGTCCCAGCTGATTACCGACTTCCTCGCCACAAAGAGCGGATCCCTCAAAGACATGGATCCCATTCTGCGGGGCTGTCGATGA
- a CDS encoding Fungal cellulose binding domain-containing protein: protein MRNAGFLLAAAASVRAACTWKNVHTGAGGGFVPGISFHPTEPGVAYARTDIGGLYRLNADDSWTPVTDANGFASDVSWGNWGIDALALDPADASKVYIATGLYTNDWDPNNGSIARSSDKGETWELTPLPFKVGGNMPGRGTGERLAVDPKNPEILYFGARSGNGLWKSTDSGASFSKVTSFEAVGTFRPGPETDAYNGDIQGLTFVTFDETSEVLDGATSRIFVGTADNITASVYVSNDAGATWSPVAGQPAKFFPHKARLQPAEKVIYFTYSDGTGPYDGTLGGVYKYDLTSGTWTDITPTSGTDLFYGFGGLSVDMKKPGTLVVATLNSWYPDAILFRSTDSGATWKRIWNYGADGKVAPQYTISSENAPWIETNFLDIDTKKLGWMIESLEIDPTNSDKWLYGTGLTVYGGNDLTNWDKNKTVTVSSLASGIEEMAISSLASAPGGPELLMATLDNNGFTYGSVADLEKAPQTAWTDPWWASSVSVDFAGNDATKVVRVGKATDSPQLALSKDSGATWAVLNSTGTAATDGTVAYSADGDVILWSTLSAGVLAIRNGGKPENVSLPASSVIASDKRDNKVFYAANKAVFYVSTDGAATFTESPLANVTDIRHIAAHPTTAGELFVSTNSGVFRSTDSGKTFAPVSSPVNAHAVSVGKGDGDGWNLYVFGEGADGKKLYGSADFGATWVDLQGDQSFGALDGASLVGSANEANVVYVGTNGRGVLYSSCPVANSTAAPASVRRHTYGRPMRLGRSPRRH from the exons ATGAGGAACGCCGGCTTTCTTCTGGCGGCCGCGGCATCCGTCCGGGCCGCATGCACGTGGAAGAACGTTCACACCGGAGCTGGGGGCggcttcgtcccgggcaTCTCTTTCCACCCGACCGAGCCGGGCGTCGCGTACGCCCGCACCGACATCGGCGGCCTCTACCGCCTGAATGCCGACGATTCGTGGACCCCCGTGACCGACGCCAACGGCTTCGCGAGCGACGTCAGCTGGGGCAACTGGGGgatcgacgccctcgccctcgacccgGCGGACGCCTCCAAAGTGTACATCGCGACGGGACTGTACACCAACGACTG gGACCCTAACAATGGCTCCATCGCCCGCAGCTCCGACAAGGGCGAGACTTGGGAGCTCACGCCTCTGCCTTTCAAGGTCGGCGGCAACATGCCCGGCCGCGGAACCGGCGAGCGGCTTGCTGTTGACCCCAAGAACCCGGAGATTCTTTACTTTGGTGCTCGCAGCGGCAATGGCTTGTGGAAGAGCACGGATAGCG GCGCCTCTTTCTCCAAGGTCACTTCTTTCGAGGCCGTCGGTACTTTCCGCCCCGGCCCGGAGACCGATGCCTACAACGGCGATATCCAG GGCTTGACGTTCGTCACCTTTGACGAGACATCCGaagtcctcgacggcgccacGTCGAGAATCTTCGTTGGGACCGCCGACAACATCACCGCCTCGGTGTACGTCAGCAACGATGCCGGTGCGACCTGGagccccgtcgccggccagccGGCCAAGTTCTTCCCTCACAAGGCCAGGCTGCAGCCGGCCGAGAAGGTCATCTACTTCACCTACTCGGACGGGACCGGCCCCTACGACGGCACCCTCGGCGGTGTTTACAAGTACGACCTCACCTCCGGCACGTGGACCGACATCACCCCGACCTCGGGCACCGATCTCTTCTACGGCTTCGGCGGTTTGAGCGTCGACATGAAGAAGCCGGGCACCCTCGTGGTCGCCACCCTCAACAGCTGGTACCCGGACGCCATCCTCTTCCGTTCGACCGACTCCGGCGCCACCTGGAAGAGGATCTGGAActacggcgccgacggcaaggttGCGCCCCAGTACACCATCAGCTCCGAGAAT GCCCCCTGGATTGAGACCAacttcctcgacatcgacaccAAGAAGCTCGGCTGGATGATCGAGTCCCTCGAGATCGATCCCACCAACAGCGACAAGTGGCTCTACGGCACCGGCCTCACCGTctacggcggcaacgacCTGACCAACTGggacaagaacaagaccGTCACCGTCTCCAGCCTGGCCTCGGGCATCGAGGAGATGGCCATCTCCAGCCTCGCCAGCgcccccggcggccccgaGCTGCTGATGGCCACCCTCGACAACAACGGCTTCACCTACGgctccgtcgccgacctcgagaaggCGCCCCAGACGGCCTGGACCGACCCGTGGTGGGCGAGCAGCGTCTCGGTCGACTTCGCCGGCAACGACGCCACCAAGGTCGTGCGCGTCGGCAAGGCCACCGACTCCCCCCAGCTCGCCCTCAGCAAGGACAGCGGCGCCACCTGGGCCGTCCTGAACTCGACCGggaccgccgccaccgacggcaccgtcgcctactcggccgacggcgacgtcatCCTCTGGTCGACCCTCAgcgccggcgtcctggcCATCCGCAACGGAGGGAAACCCGAGAACGTCTCCCTGCCCGCGAGCAGCGTCATCGCCAGCGACAAGAGGGACAACAAGGTCTTCTACGCGGCCAACAAGGCCGTCTTCTACGTCTCgaccgacggcgccgccacctTCACCGAGTCCCCCCTCGCCAACGTCACGGACATCCGCCACATCGCCGCGCAtcccaccaccgccggcgagcTCTTCGTCTCGACCAACTCGGGCGTCTTCCGCAGCACCGACTCCGGCAAGACCTTCGCCCCCGTCTCGAGCCCCGTGAACGCCCacgccgtctccgtcggcaagggcgacggtgacggctGGAACCTGTACGTcttcggcgagggcgccgacggcaagaagCTCTACGGCAGCGCCGATTTCGGCGCCACCTGGGTCGACCTCCAGGGCGACCAGAGCTTCGGCGCTCTCGATGGTGCGTCGCTGGTCGGCTCGGCCAACGAGGCCAACGTCGTCTATGTCGGCACCAACGGCCGCGGTGTGCTGTACAGCTCGTGCCCCGTCGCCAACTCTACCGCTGCTCCCGCTAGCGTGAGGAGACACACGTACGGCAGGCCGATGAGACTCGGAAGATCTCCTCGTAGGCATTGA
- a CDS encoding Major royal jelly protein, translating to MRLFTPPVAMMALVTQFASALAPGLSIALSLDRATQGISISTDGRRFLTQRYSTTDAPQAVELLSNGTVSLYPDATWNSWTSNTTLDPRKAFVSIDGARIGPDGRFWVVDGGTTGSDRRLVNGSSKLVGVNLETDLVDKVYYLDNLTDIGSVIDDVRFNGDYAYLSDTAGALVVMNLTTGEGKRVLVNHSSALAWFPMAYNGSLVPGYQGDGSTLSVGLDQIEVSPDGVYLYYQPCNGGMYRIKTEYVNGALTNNTLAASLGDYTEPFALTPSTGGTTIDSEGNIYVSDTNLLAIWKVKPDGSSSILVQDDALIWTDLMWVDADKNLWLPASQMRPGADGLMAEGPNYIFTYPIDAGPSPIDHA from the coding sequence ATGAGATTATTCACTCCTCCCGTCGCCATGATGGCACTGGTCACCCAGTTTGCATCGGCCCTCGCCCCCGGACTCAGCATCGCGCTTTCACTAGACCGGGCGACCCAGGGAATCAGCATTTCGACCGATGGACGGCGGTTCCTGACGCAGCGATACTCAACGACGGACGCTCCTCAAgccgtcgagctcctcaGCAATGGCACCGTCAGTCTCTACCCTGACGCCACCTGGAACTCTTGGACCTCGAACACAACCTTGGACCCCAGAAAAGCCTTCGTAAGCATTGATGGTGCTCGTATCGGCCCCGACGGGCGATTCTGggttgtcgacggcggcaccacCGGATCTGACCGTAGGCTCGTCAACGGATCCAGCAAGCTCGTGGGGGTCAACCTCGAAACCGATCTCGTCGACAAGGTCTACTACCTGGACAACCTCACCGACATCGGCagcgtcatcgacgacgtccgaTTCAACGGTGACTACGCCTACCTCAGCGATACTGCAGGTGCGCTTGTGGTGATGAACCTAACCACCGGCGAGGGCAAACGGGTTCTTGTGAACCACAGTTCCGCGCTCGCTTGGTTCCCGATGGCCTACAATGGGAGTTTGGTCCCGGGATACCAAGGCGATGGCAGCACGCTGTCagtcggcctcgaccagATCGAAGTGTCGCCCGACGGTGTCTATCTCTACTACCAACCCTGCAACGGCGGCATGTACCGCATCAAGACCGAATACGTCAACGGAGCTTTGACGAACAACACACTGGCTGCGAGTCTGGGCGACTACACCGAGCCGTTTGCTCTCACCCCCAGCACCGGAGGCACGACGATCGACAGCGAGGGAAACATATACGTCAGCGACACGAACCTTCTCGCCATCTGGAAGGTTAAGCCAGatgggtcgtcgtcgatcctcgtccaggacgaTGCGTTGATCTGGACCGACTTGATGTGGGTGGATGCGGACAAGAACCTCTGGCTGCCTGCTTCTCAAATGCGGCCCGGCGCGGACGGATTGATGGCTGAAGGGCCAAACTACATATTCACTTACCCCATCGACGCTGGCCCATCTCCTATTGACCACGCGTAG
- a CDS encoding FAD binding domain-containing protein, which produces MVSKAAFGVASGLIIASLCHGEEIPGALDGKSSAIETCRFLSRSHPDITYFPNTTDYTAVNEDYFTAASWLGPRCIFAPTNAELMSLAVKVLRKTNVPFALRGGGHMPIAGSNNIDSTGILLSSSNLKQLRLSRDKSTVFVEPGNDWGDVYRFLDPHGLSAVGGRLGIVGVPGFLLGGGISFFGNEHGWASANVKSVKAVLADGKIVTATADNKYSDLFWALRGGGNSFAIATEFELNAVKAPVVTVGNAIYGVGLRDKFLDSVFDFALDGTLDKKAAVIPNVHWSGTSPDHPFYASYLFYNGNNTRPSALANFTGASLAGNLEDFKARTMGEWATAGDGELEAIHGLHFRFHIVSIVASKEAMRIIHDTFLSFAQEHLVSIPGIGTTLTFMPISESFLTTRRGGGPRGDPMGIDASKAPFIWVEESIIFARGEDEERATWFLEITNKEIQARLKPLNVGTPYLYLNDADKNQPVFEGYDRANLRRLQGIRAKYDPDMVFTKQMPGGFKVAGVR; this is translated from the exons ATGGTTTCGAAAGCCGCTTTTGGTGTTGCCTCTGGCCTCATAATTGCCAGCCTTTGCCATGGAGAAGAGATACCGGGCGCACTAGACGGAAAAAGCTCCGCCATCGAGACCTGTCGGTTCTTGAGCAGATCCCATCCAGACATCACCTATTTCCCAAATACGACGGACTACACCGCTGTCAATGAAG ATTATTTCACTGCCGCCAGCTGGCTGGGCCCAAGATGTATCTTCGCTCCGACCAACGCGGAGCTCATGTCGTTGGCCGTCAAAGTCCTGCGGAAGACCAACGTTCCGTTCGCTCTCCGTGGAGGCGGACACATGCCCATCGCCGGCTCCAACAACATCGATTCGACGGGCATTCTCCTCTCGAGCTCCAACCTGAAGCAGCTCCGTCTCTCCAGGGACAAGTCCACCGTTTTCGTCGAGCCCGGCAACGACTGGGGGGATGTGTACAGATTCCTGGACCCTCATGGACTCTCTGCGGTAGGTGGGCGTCTTGGTATCGTCGGCGTGCCGGGATTCCTGCTCGGCGGGGGCATTTCGTTCTTTGGCAACGAGCACGGATGGGCCTCTGCAAATGTGAAGAGCGTCAAG GCTGTACTTGCCGATGGGAAGATTgtcacggccacggccgacAACAAGTACTCAGATCTCTTCTGGGCCCTGCGAGGTGGGGGTAACAGCTTCGCCATCGCGACGGAGTTCGAGCTGAATGCCGTCAAGGCTCCGGTAGTGACCGTTGGAAACGCCATTTACGGAGTCGGCCTACGCGACAAGTTCCTTGACAGCGTGTTCGACTTCGCCTTGGACGGAACCCTGGACAAGAAAGCCGCAGTAATCCCCAACGTTCACTGGTCGGGAACCTCACCGGATCACCCATTCTATGCGTCCTACCTCTTCTACAACGGAAACAACACTCGCCCAAGCGCTCTGGCCAACTTCACAGGCGCGAGTCTCGCCGGAAACCTCGAAGACTTCAAGGCCCGGACCATGGGTGAGTGGGCAACGGCTGgtgacggcgagctcgaggcaATCCACGGCCTGCACTTTCGCTTCCACATTGTCTCGATCGTAGCGAGCAAGGAGGCAATGCGAATCATCCACGAcaccttcctctccttcgcCCAGGAGCATCTTGTCAGTATCCCGGGTATCGGCACCACGCTGACGTTCATGCCGATATCTGAATCGTTTCTCACTACCCGAAGAGGCGGGGGCCCACGCGGCGATCCCATGGGCATCGATGCATCCAAGGCCCCGTTCATCTGGGTCGAAGAGAGCATCATATTTGCGAgaggcgaggacgaggagcgTGCCACATGGTTCCTGGAGATTACCAATAAGGAGATCCAGGCTAGGCTGAAGCCTCTGAACGTGGGAACTCCGTACTTGTATCTCAACGATGCCGACAAGAACCAGCCGGTGTTCGAGGGGTATGACAGGGCCAACTTGAGGCGTCTCCAGGGAATCAGGGCCAAGTATGACCCTGATATGGTCTTCACCAAACAGATGCCAGGGGGGTTCAAGGTTGCCGGTGTCCGCTGA
- a CDS encoding Transporter: MDVLRKIGGWFAPPPNKAEDGRDAWPSRASFLLASMGGCAGMGNLLRYPSQVYNNHGLQWYIPYLMAVFIVAIPVLVLEIAIGQAYRGGSVVAYNNLNQRLKGTGLSLLYVGFVVTPYFVVNLAWIMSYFRHSFTSPLPWTGRGEEFFNRDVVANIDPIEGSLSADGSSVLNYTQYPGTALIGETTGWAAFTFFLMWVSIFRGVGLTGRVVYFTMGLPIVVTIILIGRSVSLENAGEGVKLYFATWRGSELSKGTVWQTACGQVFFSTGVGFGYFTSYASYNRQYSNAVMDSILIVCSNVLFENIAAFAVFGVVGYLGMRPDPENPIGGFTVGFLTLPLAVAEMPGANFWAVALFFTLMVLGYSSAFAMLDAIVTLVMDTGIKFSRPIVVTALTVLSFLLALPYCTEFGYYLLTGIDRWVNDVALVFVVFAECITSTSVYRCKDVIGQVGKPAFVIYNTCYILAMVLGVAVAHAVQAGAGAGVGLGLFFAGCIASVLIAKTPDAIPPRFWGRNAFMSKFWYLAFYSGNQLRRDLNVVIGSGKNWNIPTFWPVLLRYISGPILSIVYGFSYPAFYQVRYDPLHILGFAVGHVALVMIFAGFMVPRWFNVFIPAHRQNEGKIHYAPLVTIGADEAQAIAAGNMEQGRTQTPSNSDEGVARKESPTNDGLIMEDEKRAHT, from the exons ATGGACGTGCTCCGGAAGATCGGGGGCTGGTTTGCCCCCCCGCCAAACAAGGCGGAAGACGGCCGCGACGCCTGGCCGTCCAGGGCCTCCTTTCTCCTGGCCTCGATGGGTGGCTGCGCCGGAATGGGCAACCTGCTGCGGTACCCTTCCCAAGTGTACAACAACCACGGTCTGCAGTGGTACATCCCGTACCTCATGGCTgtcttcatcgtcgccatcccGGTCCTGGTGCTCGAAATTGCCATCGGGCAGGCCTACCGCGGCGGTAGCGTCGTCGCGTACAACAACCTCAACCAGAGGCTCAAGGGCACCGGCCTGTCTTTGCTCTAtgtcggcttcgtcgtcacGCCCTACTTTGTCGTCAATCTGGCGTGGATCATGAGCTACTTCCGCCACTCCTTCACCAGCCCGCTGCCGTGGACGGGGCGCGGCGAGGAGTTCTTCAACcgggacgtcgtcgccaacaTTGATCCTATCGAAGGCAGCCTCTCGGCCGATGGCTCCAGCGTCCTGAACTACACCCAGTACCCCGGCACTGCCCTCATCGGCGAGACAACCGGATGGGCTGCCTTCACCTTCTTCCTCATGTGGGTTTCCATCTtccgcggcgtcggcttAACCGGCCGTGTCGTGTACTTCACCATGGGGCTTCCCATTGTTGTGACGATCATCCTCATCGGTCGATCCGTGTCTCTCGAGAACGCCGGTGAAGGAGTCAAGCTGTACTTCGCCACGTGGAGAGGGAGTGAGCTGTCAAAGGGAACGGTCTGGCAGACAGCTTGCGGTCAG GTGTTCTTCAGTACCGGAGTTGGCTTCGGCTACTTCACGTCTTACGCATCGTATAACCGGCAGTATTCGAACGCGGTCATGGATTCCATTTTGATCGTCTGCAGCAACGTCCTGTTTGAGAACATCGCAGCCTTTGCCGTCTTTGGTGTCGTCGGATACCTGGGAATGCGTCCGGATCCCGAGAACCCCATCGGAGGCTTCACCGTCGGCTTCCTCACCCTTCCgttggccgtcgccgagatgcCCGGTGCTAACTTCTGGgccgtcgccctcttcttcacgCTCATGGTCCTCGGCTACAGTTCGGCCTTCGCCATGCTCGACGCCATCGTGACCTTGGTCATGGACACGGGCATCAAGTTCTCGCGCCCCATCGTCGTCACGGCCCTGACCGTGCTGTCGTTCCTTCTGGCGCTGCCGTACTGCACCGAGTTTGGGTACTACCTGCTGACCGGCATCGACCGCTGGGTCAACGATGTGGCCCTCGTGTTCGTCGTTTTCGCCGAGTGCATCACCTCCACGAGCGTCTACCGCTGTAAGGACGTCATCGGCCAGGTTGGAAAGCCGGCATTCGTCATTTACAACACCTGCTACATCTTGGCCATGGTGCTCGGAGTAGCTGTTGCTCATGCTGTCCAGGCCGGGGCCGGAGCCGGTGTCGGTCTGGGACTTTTCTTTGCTGGATGTATCGCCTCCGTCCTCATCGCTAAGACCCCTGACGCCATTCCTCCGAGATTCTGGGGTAGAAACGCTTTCATGAGCAAATTTTGGTATCTGGCTTTCTACTCT GGGAACCAGCTTCGCCGTGATCTGAACGTGGTCATCGGCAGCGGCAAGAACTGGAATATCCCGACTTTCTGGCCTGTCCTCCTGCGCTACATCTCGGGCCCCATCTTGAGCATCGTGTACGGGTTCTCGTATCCGGCCTTCTACCAAGTCCGCTACGATCCCTTGCATATTCTTGGTttcgccgtcggccacgTCGCTCTCGTCATGATCTTCGCCGGCTTCATGGTTCCTCGCTGGTTCAACGTCTTCATCCCGGCCCACCGACAGAACGAAGGAAAGATCCATTATGCCCCTCTCGTTACCATTGGCGCGGACGAGGCCCAGGCTATTGCGGCCGGAAACATGGAGCAGGGGCGGACGCAAACGCCTTCGAATTCGGATGAAGGAGTGGCCCGCAAGGAATCGCCGACCAACGACGGCCTGATAATGGAGGATGAGAAGAGGGCCCATACTTGA